Proteins encoded in a region of the Triticum dicoccoides isolate Atlit2015 ecotype Zavitan chromosome 3A, WEW_v2.0, whole genome shotgun sequence genome:
- the LOC119267859 gene encoding late embryogenis abundant protein 41-like produces the protein MALALSGSAAARALAQRLAPATARGYAAAASSGAMRRGAAAAADGKAAREAEKAAADASWVPDPVTGHYRPANRAAGADPADLRAAHLGQTYARA, from the coding sequence ATGGCCCTCGCTCTCTCCGGCTCCGCTGCTGCCCGCGCGCTCGCCCAGCGGCTGGCCCCGGCCACCGCCAGGGGCTACGCGGCGGCGGCCTCCTCCGGGGCGATGAGGCGCGGCGCCGCGGCGGCCGCGGACGGGAAGGCGGCCAGGGAGGCCGAGAAGGCCGCGGCCGACGCCTCGTGGGTGCCCGACCCCGTCACCGGCCACTACCGCCCCGCCAACCGCGCCGCCGGCGCCGACCCCGCCGACCTCCGCGCCGCGCACCTCGGACAGACCTACGCACGGGCCTGA
- the LOC119267857 gene encoding epoxide hydrolase A-like — MEPEGVRHRMVEVAKGVRLHVAEVGPENGPVVLLVHGFPDLWYGWRHQMVALAARGFRAVAPDMRGYGDSDVPPSAGSYSIFHLVGDLVALIADLAQPQVFVVGHDWGALVAWQLCLLRPDLVRALVNLSVAYHPRSSEGSPLQVVRALCGEDHYMCRFQEPGVAEAEFALYDNSHKFKTVFGMRKPAPPILPKDKTFFDSLDSDGTCPPWLSEEDISYYADKFEKTGFTGGLNYYRCMDLNWELSAPWTGAPIKIATKFIVGDLDVTYSVPGVKDYIHKGGLKASVPNLEDVVVMEGVSHFCNQEKPNEVSDYICEFFSKF, encoded by the exons ATGGAGCCGGAGGGGGTGCGGCACCGGATGGTGGAGGTGGCCAAGGGGGTGCGGCTGCACGTGGCGGAGGTGGGGCCCGAGAACGGTCCCGTGGTGCTGCTCGTGCACGGCTTCCCGGACCTCTGGTACGGCTGGCGCCACCAGATGGTCGCCCTGGCGGCCCGGGGCTTCCGCGCCGTCGCGCCCGACATGCGCGGCTACGGCGACTCCGACGTCCCGCCCTCCGCGGGCTCCTACTCCATCTTCCACCTCGTCGGCGACCTCGTCGCCCTCATCGCCGACCTCGCTCAGCCCCAG GTGTTCGTGGTTGGGCACGACTGGGGCGCACTCGTGGCATGGCAGCTCTGCCTGCTCCGGCCGGACCTTGTGCGGGCGCTCGTTAACCTCAGCGTGGCCTACCACCCGCGCAGCTCCGAGGGGAGCCCGCTCCAGGTCGTCAGGGCCTTGTGCGGGGAAGACCACTACATGTGCCGTTTCCAG GAGCCTGGAGTCGCTGAAGCTGAATTTGCTCTATACGACAATAGTCATAAGTTTAAGACGGTCTTTGGAATGCGCAAACCAGCTCCTCCTATTCTACCCAAGGACAAGACCTTCTTTGACTCACTAGATTCGGATGGTACTTGCCCTCCATGGTTGTCTGAAGAAGATATTTCCTACTATGCAGACAAATTTGAGAAGACAGGGTTTACAGGAGGGCTTAACTACTACAGATGCATGGACTT GAATTGGGAGCTTTCTGCACCATGGACTGGAGCtccaataaaaatagcaacaaaattCATCGTTGGGGACCTTGACGTTACATACAGTGTACCGGGGGTGAAAGACTACATTCACAAGGGTGGCTTGAAAGCGAGCGTGCCGAATCTGGAGGATGTGGTTGTTATGGAGGGAGTGAGTCACTTCTGCAACCAGGAGAAGCCTAATGAGGTTTCAGATTACATCTGCGAGTTCTTCAGCAAGTTCTGA
- the LOC119267858 gene encoding dynein light chain 1, cytoplasmic-like, with protein sequence MSDELKRGIAGAAAVAASHPAPYATRAPADADRRLAASATAALGSPPPAAASPTAHKITLKSADMKEEMQKEAFDISRVAFEKHTMEKDIAEYIKKEFDKNHGPTWHCIVGRNFGSYVTHETNYFVYFYIDSKAVLLFKSG encoded by the exons ATGTCCGACGAGCTCAAGCGCGGGATCgcgggcgccgccgccgtcgccgcctcccacCCGGCGCCCTACGCGACGCGGGCCCCGGCCGACGCCGACCGCAGgctcgccgcctccgccaccgccgcgctcggctccccgccgccggccgccgcgtcgCCCACGGCGCACAAGATCACGCTCAAGAGCGCCGACATGAAGGAGGAGATGCAGAAGGAGGCGTTCGACATCTCCCGCGTC GCGTTTGAGAAGCACACCATGGAGAAGGACATCGCGGAGTACATCAAGAAGGAGTTCGACAAGAACCACGGCCCCACCTGGCACTGCATCGTCGGCCGCAACTTCG GTTCCTACGTGACGCACGAGACGAACTACTTTGTGTATTTCTACATTGATTCTAAAGCTGTCTTGCTATTTAAGTCTGGGTGA